The DNA sequence CGTGCCCGGGGATCGTGTCCAGGTGACGGGGACGCTCGGCCGGATCCGCGTCCTCGAGGTCGTGCGGACGGTCAACAAGAGGGTGGGCGCGCCGGTCGCCGCGACCTGCTATATCGACCACTCGCCCCCGCCGCCGCCGAGAGAGGTGCTGGCGTCACAGCCGCGGCGCGACAGGGGAACGGGGCGACCGACCAAGCGAGAGCGTCGCGAGACCGACCGCCTCCAGGGCCGTGGGTAGACCGACCGCCTCCAGGGCCGTGGGTAGACCCCTGCGTGGTCAGTCGTCTTCGCGGACGAGCAGCACGACCGGTGACCCGACCAGTAGGTCGCCGACGTCCACCCGGCTCGAGATCACCGGGCCGCCCGGGCGCACCACCCAGGTGCCCGCCGGGAGCACGACCTCGGTGCCGCGGAAGTCGTCGGCCCCGAGCACCGCGGTCCGCCGTCTGGCGATCATGCCGATCGCCGCGTGCCCGTCAACGATCCTGGCGAACGCCACCACGTCCCCGGAGGAGGGGCCCTGTACCGGCAACGCGAGGTGCGGGCCGGTAGCCATGCTCGCCGGGTGCGAGCGCCGGAACCGCAGCACCTCACGCACCAGCGCGAACTTGGGGTGCCCGCCGCGGGCCACCG is a window from the Dietzia sp. JS16-p6b genome containing:
- a CDS encoding RNA-binding S4 domain-containing protein; protein product: MAVRVDAWTWSVRLFPSRTKAAAACRGGHVKVNGEAVQPSKAVVPGDRVQVTGTLGRIRVLEVVRTVNKRVGAPVAATCYIDHSPPPPPREVLASQPRRDRGTGRPTKRERRETDRLQGRG